A stretch of the Aegilops tauschii subsp. strangulata cultivar AL8/78 chromosome 4, Aet v6.0, whole genome shotgun sequence genome encodes the following:
- the LOC109756321 gene encoding uncharacterized protein: MSYDQVLSVLGGGGKAAAASAWSGHGSNITRQIVKCTRWQLEETTDLITCPYHYYCDSSYPGDYSAAVGALVAVLALYCLLSAAAFTVVEIVRAGGGSPATAGGGVWRIKRKYLVPSGPFLMPLVLLVLAKGQRINAVFPLARLGPALLLTLQASALAFRNEADGDVRYAVLEASTVSGILHASLYLDAVVLPYYTGTDALRWSRFSGKCATCLCRMEPLVVGGRTVLYRGLSKTALAIIFALCSRMVCRIYGEERLSAWTRSALEVAGWLFVSCDAVYLAGWVIAEGAMASAVVYGLVAALVFLCVFGKVYRFLALVENRQVQWKPSLTCHNVV; the protein is encoded by the coding sequence ATGTCGTACGATCAGGTGCTCTCTGTTCTCGGAGGTggcggcaaggcggcggcggcgagcgcgtggAGCGGCCATGGAAGCAACATCACGAGGCAGATCGTCAAGTGCACCAGGTGGCAGCTGGAGGAGACCACCGACCTCATCACCTGCCCTTACCACTACTACTGCGACAGCTCCTACCCGGGCGACTACTCGGCTGCCGTCGGCGCCCTCGTCGCCGTTTTAGCCCTTTATTGCCTCCTGTCCGCGGCGGCCTTCACGGTGGTAGAGATCGTCAGGGCTGGCGGCGGCAGCCCGGCGACGGCGGGCGGTGGCGTCTGGCGGATCAAGCGGAAGTACCTGGTGCCGTCGGGGCCCTTCTTGATGCCGCTGGTGCTGCTGGTGCTCGCCAAGGGGCAGCGGATCAACGCCGTCTTCCCGCTCGCGCGGCTCGGCCCGGCATTGCTGCTCACGCTGCAGGCGTCGGCGCTGGCGTTCCGGAACGAGGCCGACGGCGACGTGCGCTACGCCGTGCTCGAGGCGTCCACCGTGTCCGGGATCCTGCACGCGAGCCTGTACCTGGACGCCGTCGTGCTGCCCTACTACACGGGCACGGACGCGCTCCGGTGGTCGCGGTTCTCCGGCAAGTGCGCCACCTGCCTCTGCCGGATGGAGCCTCTGGTGGTGGGCGGCCGGACGGTGCTCTACCGGGGCCTGTCCAAGACAGCGCTGGCCATCATTTTCGCGCTCTGCTCCAGGATGGTGTGCCGGATCTACGGCGAGGAGCGGCTGAGCGCGTGGACGCGGTCGGCGCTGGAGGTCGCGGGCTGGCTTTTCGtgtcttgcgacgccgtgtaccTCGCCGGCTGGGTGATTGCAGAGGGTGCCATGGCGAGCGCGGTCGTGTACGGGCTCGTCGCCGCGCTGGTGTTCTTGTGTGTATTTGGGAAGGTTTACAGATTCTTGGCGTTGGTGGAGAACAGGCAGGTCCAATGGAAACCAAGCCTTACCTGCCACAATGTGGTTTGA